One genomic segment of Candidatus Neomarinimicrobiota bacterium includes these proteins:
- a CDS encoding carboxylate-amine ligase, with translation MDLEDLTIGIEEEYQIIDPETGELVSFVTEFLEKGAVLFRDQVKPELLQSQVEIGSKVCKNIAEAKSEIRRLRSMLADIAQKSGRQIIAAGTHPFSHWQDQIVTDLERYKGLYDSMQYVAKRLLIFGMHIHVGIPNKDLQIDIMNQIRYFLPHILTLSTSSPFWRGHNTGFKSYRSIVFEDLPRTGIPETFNSALDYEQYVNTLINCGCIDEPTKIWWDIRPHAKFPTLEFRICDCTTKVDEVIAIAALVQALVAKLIQYRQKNQTWRSYRSSLIAENKWRAIRDGTDGKLIDFGKEREVPFRTLMEELLELLDDVVDSLGTREEVEYVRTILKEGTSADRQLKSYAESGSFRAVIDQLARETLEGC, from the coding sequence ATGGATCTGGAAGACTTAACCATAGGCATCGAAGAAGAGTATCAGATCATCGATCCTGAGACCGGTGAACTCGTTTCGTTCGTCACTGAATTCCTTGAGAAAGGTGCTGTTCTCTTCCGTGACCAGGTAAAACCAGAGCTTCTGCAATCCCAGGTTGAGATCGGCAGCAAAGTGTGCAAGAATATCGCTGAAGCCAAGAGTGAAATCCGGAGATTACGCAGCATGTTGGCGGATATCGCACAGAAATCCGGTCGTCAAATAATTGCCGCTGGAACGCATCCGTTCTCACACTGGCAGGATCAGATCGTCACGGATTTGGAACGGTACAAGGGATTATACGACTCCATGCAGTACGTGGCAAAACGTCTCTTAATCTTCGGCATGCACATTCATGTGGGAATCCCAAACAAAGATCTCCAGATAGATATCATGAACCAGATTAGATACTTTCTGCCACATATTCTCACTCTCTCCACTTCCTCGCCATTCTGGCGGGGGCACAACACCGGATTCAAGTCTTATCGATCCATTGTGTTCGAAGACTTACCTCGCACAGGCATACCGGAGACATTCAATTCAGCACTCGATTACGAACAATACGTTAATACGCTCATCAACTGCGGCTGTATCGATGAGCCCACGAAGATCTGGTGGGACATACGGCCCCACGCCAAGTTCCCCACTCTTGAGTTCAGGATCTGTGACTGTACCACAAAAGTGGACGAGGTAATTGCCATAGCAGCTCTTGTACAGGCCCTGGTGGCCAAACTGATTCAATATCGCCAGAAGAATCAGACCTGGCGATCATACCGAAGTTCCCTGATCGCCGAGAACAAATGGCGCGCTATCAGGGATGGCACTGACGGAAAACTCATCGATTTCGGCAAAGAGCGAGAGGTTCCATTCCGGACATTGATGGAAGAGTTACTGGAACTTCTGGATGACGTGGTCGATTCCCTGGGAACGCGTGAAGAAGTTGAGTACGTGAGGACGATTCTCAAGGAAGGTACGAGCGCAGACAGACAGCTGAAGTCCTATGCTGAATCGGGCAGCTTTCGGGCTGTCATCGACCAGTTGGCCAGAGAGACTCTGGAGGGGTGCTGA